In Falco biarmicus isolate bFalBia1 chromosome 6, bFalBia1.pri, whole genome shotgun sequence, the following are encoded in one genomic region:
- the FYN gene encoding tyrosine-protein kinase Fyn isoform X1, protein MGCVQCKDKEATKLTDERDGSLTQSSGYRYGTDPTPQHYPSFGVTSIPNYNNFHATGGQGLTVFGGVNSSSHTGTLRTRGGTGVTLFVALYDYEARTEDDLSFHKGEKFQILNSSEGDWWEARSLTTGETGYIPSNYVAPVDSIQAEEWYFGKLGRKDAERQLLSFGNPRGTFLIRESETTKGAYSLSIRDWDDMKGDHVKHYKIRKLDNGGYYITTRAQFETLQQLVQHYSERAAGLCCRLVVPCHKGMPRLTDLSVKTKDVWEIPRESLQLIKRLGNGQFGEVWMGTWNGNTKVAIKTLKPGTMSPESFLEEAQIMKKLKHDKLVQLYAVVSEEPIYIVTEYMSKGSLLDFLKDGEGRALKLPNLVDMAAQVAAGMAYIERMNYIHRDLRSANILVGNGLICKIADFGLARLIEDNEYTARQGAKFPIKWTAPEAALYGRFTIKSDVWSFGILLTELVTKGRVPYPGMNNREVLEQVERGYRMPCPQDCPISLHELMIHCWKKDPEERPTFEYLQGFLEDYFTATEPQYQPGDNL, encoded by the exons ATGGGCTGTGTGCAATGTAAGGATAAAGAAGCAACAAAACTGACTGACGAGAGGGATGGCAGTTTAACTCAAAGCTCAGGCTACCGCTATGGGACAGATCCCACTCCACAGCACTATCCTAGCTTTGGTGTGACTTCAATCCCAAACTACAACAACTTCCATGCCACAGGAGGCCAAGGACTGACTGTGTTTGGTGGAGTCAATTCCTCCTCTCATACAGGGACGCTGCGTACAAGAGGAGGAACAG GTGTAACTCTTTTTGTGGCGCTTTATGACTATGAAGCAAGAACAGAAGATGATTTGAGTTttcacaaaggagaaaaatttcAAATACTTAATAGCTC ggaaggagactgGTGGGAGGCCCGGTCCTTGACAACAGGCGAAACTGGTTACATTCCCAGTAATTATGTGGCTCCAGTCGATTCCATCCAAGCAGAGGA GTGGTACTTTGGCAAACTTGGCCGAAAAGACGCCGAGAGGCAGCTGTTGTCATTTGGAAACCCCAGAGGTACCTTCCTGATCCGGGAAAGTGAAACTACCAAAG GTGCCTATTCCCTGTCTATTCGAGACTGGGATGATATGAAAGGAGATCATGTCAAACATTATAAGATCCGTAAACTTGACAATGGTGGATATTATATCACAACTCGGGCACAATTTGAAACTCTTCAGCAGCTGGTTCAGCATTATTCAG AGAGAGCTGCAGGTCTTTGCTGCCGCTTAGTAGTCCCCTGTCATAAAGGAATGCCAAGGCTTACTGATCTGTCTGTCAAAACCAAAGATGTCTGGGAAATTCCACGAGAATCCCTACAGTTGATCAAGAGACTGGGAAATGGGCAGTTTGGGGAAGTATGGATGG GTACGTGGAACGGAAATACTAAAGTGGCTATCAAGACCCTGAAGCCTGGGACTATGTCTCCAGAATCCTTCTTAGAGGAAGCCCAAATCATGAAGAAGCTAAAACACGACAAATTGGTCCAACTTTATGCTGTGGTATCTGAAGAACCTATCTATATTGTCACGGAGTACATGAGCAAAG GGAGTTTGCTAGATTTCTTAAaagatggagaaggaagagcTTTGAAGTTACCGAATTTGGTGGACATGGCAGCCCAG GTGGCTGCAGGAATGGCATACATCGAGCGAATGAATTACATACACAGAGACCTGCGATCTGCAAATATTCTGGTGGGGAATGGCCTAATATGCAAAATTGCTGACTTTGGATTGGCAAGACTGATTGAAGACAACGAATATACGGCCAGACAAG GTGCCAAGTTCCCCATTAAATGGACTGCTCCAGAAGCGGCATTGTATGGAAGGTTCACAATAAAGTCAGATGTGTGGTCTTTTGGGATCCTACTGACAGAGCTGGTAACAAAAGGGAGAGTGCCATACCCAG GCATGAATAACCGTGAAGTCTTGGAGCAAGTAGAACGTGGTTATCGGATGCCATGTCCTCAGGACTGTCCCATCTCCTTGCACGAGCTTATGATCCACTGCTGGAAAAAAGACCCAGAGGAGCGTCCAACCTTCGAATATTTGCAGGGTTTCCTTGAAGACTACTTCACTGCAACAGAACCCCAGTACCAGCCTGGTGACAACCTGTAA
- the FYN gene encoding tyrosine-protein kinase Fyn isoform X2: MGCVQCKDKEATKLTDERDGSLTQSSGYRYGTDPTPQHYPSFGVTSIPNYNNFHATGGQGLTVFGGVNSSSHTGTLRTRGGTGVTLFVALYDYEARTEDDLSFHKGEKFQILNSSEGDWWEARSLTTGETGYIPSNYVAPVDSIQAEEWYFGKLGRKDAERQLLSFGNPRGTFLIRESETTKGAYSLSIRDWDDMKGDHVKHYKIRKLDNGGYYITTRAQFETLQQLVQHYSEKADGLCFNLTVIATNNTPQTVGLAKDAWEVARDSLFLEQKLGQGCFAEVWRGTWNGNTKVAIKTLKPGTMSPESFLEEAQIMKKLKHDKLVQLYAVVSEEPIYIVTEYMSKGSLLDFLKDGEGRALKLPNLVDMAAQVAAGMAYIERMNYIHRDLRSANILVGNGLICKIADFGLARLIEDNEYTARQGAKFPIKWTAPEAALYGRFTIKSDVWSFGILLTELVTKGRVPYPGMNNREVLEQVERGYRMPCPQDCPISLHELMIHCWKKDPEERPTFEYLQGFLEDYFTATEPQYQPGDNL; the protein is encoded by the exons ATGGGCTGTGTGCAATGTAAGGATAAAGAAGCAACAAAACTGACTGACGAGAGGGATGGCAGTTTAACTCAAAGCTCAGGCTACCGCTATGGGACAGATCCCACTCCACAGCACTATCCTAGCTTTGGTGTGACTTCAATCCCAAACTACAACAACTTCCATGCCACAGGAGGCCAAGGACTGACTGTGTTTGGTGGAGTCAATTCCTCCTCTCATACAGGGACGCTGCGTACAAGAGGAGGAACAG GTGTAACTCTTTTTGTGGCGCTTTATGACTATGAAGCAAGAACAGAAGATGATTTGAGTTttcacaaaggagaaaaatttcAAATACTTAATAGCTC ggaaggagactgGTGGGAGGCCCGGTCCTTGACAACAGGCGAAACTGGTTACATTCCCAGTAATTATGTGGCTCCAGTCGATTCCATCCAAGCAGAGGA GTGGTACTTTGGCAAACTTGGCCGAAAAGACGCCGAGAGGCAGCTGTTGTCATTTGGAAACCCCAGAGGTACCTTCCTGATCCGGGAAAGTGAAACTACCAAAG GTGCCTATTCCCTGTCTATTCGAGACTGGGATGATATGAAAGGAGATCATGTCAAACATTATAAGATCCGTAAACTTGACAATGGTGGATATTATATCACAACTCGGGCACAATTTGAAACTCTTCAGCAGCTGGTTCAGCATTATTCAG AGAAAGCTGATGGTTTGTGTTTTAACTTAACTGTGATTGCTACGAATAATACCCCACAAACTGTTGGATTGGCTAAAGATGCATGGGAAGTTGCACGTGATTCATTATTTCTGGAACAGAAGCTTGGTCAGGGGTGTTTCGCTGAAGTGTGGCGTG GTACGTGGAACGGAAATACTAAAGTGGCTATCAAGACCCTGAAGCCTGGGACTATGTCTCCAGAATCCTTCTTAGAGGAAGCCCAAATCATGAAGAAGCTAAAACACGACAAATTGGTCCAACTTTATGCTGTGGTATCTGAAGAACCTATCTATATTGTCACGGAGTACATGAGCAAAG GGAGTTTGCTAGATTTCTTAAaagatggagaaggaagagcTTTGAAGTTACCGAATTTGGTGGACATGGCAGCCCAG GTGGCTGCAGGAATGGCATACATCGAGCGAATGAATTACATACACAGAGACCTGCGATCTGCAAATATTCTGGTGGGGAATGGCCTAATATGCAAAATTGCTGACTTTGGATTGGCAAGACTGATTGAAGACAACGAATATACGGCCAGACAAG GTGCCAAGTTCCCCATTAAATGGACTGCTCCAGAAGCGGCATTGTATGGAAGGTTCACAATAAAGTCAGATGTGTGGTCTTTTGGGATCCTACTGACAGAGCTGGTAACAAAAGGGAGAGTGCCATACCCAG GCATGAATAACCGTGAAGTCTTGGAGCAAGTAGAACGTGGTTATCGGATGCCATGTCCTCAGGACTGTCCCATCTCCTTGCACGAGCTTATGATCCACTGCTGGAAAAAAGACCCAGAGGAGCGTCCAACCTTCGAATATTTGCAGGGTTTCCTTGAAGACTACTTCACTGCAACAGAACCCCAGTACCAGCCTGGTGACAACCTGTAA